One part of the Tenacibaculum sp. 190130A14a genome encodes these proteins:
- a CDS encoding alanine/glycine:cation symporter family protein, whose amino-acid sequence MKRFISFFIVFLSFSINAQENQQTVDQKINQSFHNATSWFTDTILYQIPITDNISIPWVLIILVGGATYFSIYFKGINFSGFTTAINVVRGKYDAIDKPENKSDIPETIKIEGEGEVSHFQALTAALSATVGLGNIAGVAIALSIGGAGATFWMIVVGLLGMASKFVECTLGVKYREIEADGTVFGGPMYYLKNGLKEIGFSKIGKGLSILFAIMCVGGSFGGGNMFQVNQAFKLFEYVTGGEQSFIYGKGWLFGLIMAIFAGIVIIGGIKKIAKVTDKVVPIMVVVYILAVVTILVMNYTQIPNAINEIIQGAFNPTGIAGGIIGVMIQGFRRGAFSNEAGIGSSSIAHAAVKTNYAASEGLVALLEPFIDTVVVCTMTALALIITGQITAGNEVSFEQGAILTSKALESGISWFPYVLTIAVILFAFSSMISWSYYGYQAWSYLFGREKRTGNIYKIIFCVFTVIGAAATLNAVIDFSDAMVFSMMVPNMIGLILLAPKVIQELKRYKTAIHKNS is encoded by the coding sequence ATGAAACGGTTCATCTCATTCTTTATCGTTTTCTTGTCATTTTCAATTAATGCACAAGAAAATCAACAAACAGTAGATCAAAAAATCAATCAATCCTTTCACAATGCTACTAGTTGGTTTACCGATACCATCTTATATCAAATTCCAATTACCGATAACATTTCAATTCCTTGGGTACTTATTATTCTTGTAGGTGGCGCAACCTATTTCTCTATCTATTTTAAAGGAATCAATTTCAGTGGATTTACAACAGCCATTAATGTAGTACGAGGTAAATACGATGCTATAGACAAACCTGAAAACAAAAGTGATATTCCTGAAACTATTAAAATTGAAGGAGAAGGAGAAGTTTCGCACTTCCAAGCATTAACCGCTGCCCTTTCCGCTACTGTTGGATTAGGAAACATTGCTGGTGTTGCTATTGCATTGTCTATTGGCGGTGCTGGTGCTACCTTTTGGATGATTGTTGTAGGACTTTTAGGTATGGCCTCAAAATTTGTTGAATGTACTTTAGGAGTTAAATACCGAGAAATTGAAGCAGACGGAACCGTTTTTGGCGGACCTATGTACTATTTAAAAAATGGATTAAAAGAAATTGGATTCAGTAAGATTGGAAAAGGACTTTCTATACTATTTGCCATCATGTGTGTTGGAGGATCATTTGGAGGAGGTAATATGTTTCAAGTAAACCAAGCCTTTAAACTATTTGAATATGTAACAGGTGGTGAACAAAGTTTTATTTATGGAAAGGGATGGTTATTTGGACTTATCATGGCAATTTTTGCTGGTATTGTAATTATTGGAGGAATTAAAAAAATAGCCAAAGTAACTGATAAAGTAGTTCCTATAATGGTAGTCGTTTACATACTTGCTGTTGTTACCATTCTTGTAATGAATTATACCCAAATACCCAATGCAATCAACGAAATTATACAAGGTGCATTTAACCCTACGGGAATTGCAGGAGGAATTATTGGTGTAATGATTCAAGGATTTCGAAGAGGAGCATTTTCTAATGAAGCTGGTATCGGTTCTTCATCAATTGCCCATGCTGCTGTAAAAACAAATTATGCCGCAAGTGAAGGATTAGTGGCATTACTTGAACCTTTTATCGATACTGTAGTTGTTTGTACCATGACTGCATTAGCTTTAATTATTACAGGACAAATAACTGCTGGTAATGAAGTCTCTTTTGAACAAGGAGCCATTTTAACCTCAAAAGCCTTAGAAAGTGGTATTTCTTGGTTTCCTTACGTACTTACAATTGCCGTTATTTTATTTGCTTTTTCATCAATGATATCATGGTCCTATTATGGTTATCAGGCATGGTCATACCTTTTTGGAAGAGAAAAAAGAACTGGAAATATTTATAAAATCATCTTTTGCGTATTTACCGTTATTGGAGCTGCTGCCACATTAAATGCAGTAATCGACTTTTCAGATGCTATGGTATTTTCAATGATGGTCCCAAATATGATAGGATTAATTCTATTAGCACCTAAAGTAATTCAAGAATTAAAAAGATATAAAACTGCCATTCATAAAAATTCTTAA
- a CDS encoding M20/M25/M40 family metallo-hydrolase: MKKTLAFICLSFLMFSCKTEQKGTSKTPISNTEYQQDSVQIKEIFNTALTQGKSYEWLRDLTQNIGSRLSGSEGAAKSVIWGEQLMKDVGLDSVWLQPVMVPHWVRGEKEVANYEFNGEKINVPICALGGSIATPSNGITAEIIEVKSLDEAKSLGEKAKGKIVFFNGAFDNTLINTFRAYGGCVGQRFAGAATVGKFGAKGVIVRSMTNGLDDYPHTGSMGYGEIPKSEYIPAAAISSRAAENLSKHLKENPTLKFYFKQSCETLPDAPSHNVVGEIKGSINPDKIMVIGGHLDSWDLGDGAHDDGTGIVQSLEVAYLLKKNNIQPKNTIRIVFFMNEENGLRGATEYARLAKENGELHIGALESDAGGHTPRGFSIDANEKNRTLLQSWRKLLAPYGLHDITAGGSGADIGPLKDDHVTLVGYRPDSQRYFDYHHAATDTFDKVNKRELELGSASMASIVYLMDKYLYNNETLKP; this comes from the coding sequence ATGAAAAAAACACTTGCATTTATATGTCTTAGTTTTCTTATGTTTTCTTGTAAAACAGAACAAAAGGGAACTTCAAAAACTCCTATTTCTAATACTGAATACCAACAAGACTCAGTACAAATAAAGGAAATTTTCAATACCGCTTTAACCCAAGGAAAATCCTATGAATGGTTAAGAGACTTAACACAAAACATTGGTAGTCGATTATCTGGTTCTGAAGGTGCTGCTAAATCAGTTATTTGGGGAGAACAATTAATGAAAGATGTGGGACTAGATTCTGTTTGGTTACAACCTGTAATGGTTCCGCATTGGGTACGTGGAGAAAAGGAAGTTGCTAATTACGAATTTAATGGAGAAAAAATCAATGTTCCTATTTGTGCTTTAGGAGGTTCTATAGCAACTCCTTCTAATGGTATTACTGCTGAAATTATTGAAGTAAAAAGTTTGGATGAAGCTAAAAGTCTAGGAGAAAAAGCAAAAGGTAAAATCGTATTCTTTAACGGTGCTTTTGACAATACATTAATCAACACCTTTAGAGCTTATGGCGGTTGTGTTGGACAACGTTTTGCAGGAGCTGCAACGGTTGGTAAGTTTGGAGCAAAAGGTGTCATTGTTCGTTCTATGACCAATGGTCTTGATGATTATCCGCATACAGGTTCTATGGGATATGGAGAAATTCCAAAATCAGAATACATTCCTGCAGCAGCAATTAGCTCAAGAGCTGCAGAAAACTTAAGCAAGCACTTAAAGGAAAACCCAACATTAAAATTCTATTTTAAACAAAGTTGTGAAACCTTACCAGATGCTCCTTCTCATAATGTCGTAGGAGAAATTAAAGGAAGTATCAATCCAGATAAAATTATGGTGATTGGTGGTCATTTAGATTCTTGGGATCTAGGTGATGGAGCGCATGACGATGGTACTGGAATTGTACAATCATTAGAAGTAGCCTATTTATTAAAGAAAAATAACATTCAACCTAAAAATACTATTCGTATTGTATTTTTTATGAATGAAGAAAACGGATTAAGAGGAGCAACGGAATATGCTCGATTGGCAAAGGAAAATGGCGAGTTACACATTGGTGCACTTGAATCTGATGCTGGAGGACATACACCTAGAGGATTTTCTATTGATGCAAATGAAAAAAACAGAACTCTTTTACAAAGTTGGAGAAAATTGTTAGCACCGTATGGTTTACATGATATTACAGCTGGAGGTAGTGGTGCAGACATAGGTCCATTAAAAGATGATCATGTTACTTTAGTAGGATACCGACCAGACTCTCAACGCTATTTTGATTACCATCATGCCGCAACTGATACTTTTGACAAAGTAAACAAAAGAGAGTTAGAATTAGGAAGTGCTTCAATGGCTAGTATCGTGTATTTAATGGATAAATACCTATACAATAACGAAACTTTAAAGCCTTAA
- a CDS encoding tetratricopeptide repeat protein: MRIIYFKKGYLSLLFLGFTTSFFAQKTALHVSESSDFHKAIELYNNKSYAAAQQLFQKISAESKEIKNLKADADYYDAMSAIKLNQDYADDKVIDFVENYPYHNKKEKAYLNVGNHYFANRKASYALKWYQKVNEKLLTQEEKDELNYKMGYALLVSNYLKDAKAKFKTLLGNPIYGNDARYYYGYVAYKQENFGEAEDNLSQLADDATYKAKANYYILDISFKAGRFDKSVQIGEKLLETTKDKKQISQISKIIGESYFNLKQYEKAIPYLKAYKGKRGKWTNTDYYYLGYAYYKQKDFETAISTFNKIIGGTNKVAQNAYYHLGECYMELDKKVEALNAFKNASEMDFDPQINESAFLNYAKLSYEQGNPYESVPDVLKNYLAKYPTSVNTKEIRELLITSYLHQQDYTGALSYLNENKSPENDELISEVSLYRGIQLFNNQKLKEAKPYFETATKSASSIVNNKARYWLAETNYLQGDYEEALQEYLLFTNNEIEERKMLDYNIAYTYFKLKKYEEAAKHFQQFLDAKIENNDLNDDAGNRLGDSFYATKNYSKAITSYDNIIQQGGVGSDYAQYQIAMSNGFMGDSDLKVKNLNTLINDYTESQLQDDALFQLAATYTSSNDQLKAQNTYEKLLAKHPRSNYVPSVLLRQGLLYYNNNSNSKALSKFKEIVAKHPNSNEARQAVTNVKNVYIDIGKVDEYADWVKNVKFINVSDAELDNASYQSAENKFLENNNTRAIEGFNKYLQSFPNGIHALKANFYLAQAYSNTNQSENAIPHYTYVMNQEKSEFTEESLTKLANIYLKKEDWDNGMKVLSKLESEANYPQNIIFAQSNLMKGHYNKKDYDNAIAYAEKVLSNGKIDIKIIEDAKIIIARAAFETNDYETARDFFHEVNKKATGALKAETLYYNAFFLNDEKEYELSNKAIQDLIANYSSYKYWGVKSYIIMAKNYYALKDAYQATYILENIIKNFTQYKDLVEEAKNELSTIKNKEAKTNESVTTQN; this comes from the coding sequence ATGAGAATCATTTATTTCAAAAAAGGCTATCTGTCTTTACTTTTTTTAGGGTTTACAACATCTTTTTTTGCACAAAAAACTGCTTTACATGTATCGGAGTCTTCTGATTTTCATAAAGCTATAGAATTGTATAATAACAAATCTTATGCTGCCGCTCAGCAATTATTTCAAAAAATATCTGCCGAGTCAAAAGAAATTAAGAATTTAAAAGCTGATGCCGATTATTATGACGCCATGAGTGCTATAAAATTGAATCAGGATTACGCTGATGATAAAGTAATAGATTTTGTAGAAAATTACCCATATCATAATAAGAAGGAAAAAGCATACTTAAACGTTGGAAACCATTACTTTGCTAATAGAAAAGCATCCTACGCTTTGAAGTGGTATCAAAAAGTAAATGAAAAATTACTTACACAAGAAGAAAAGGACGAGTTAAATTATAAAATGGGATATGCTTTGCTGGTTTCTAACTACTTAAAAGATGCCAAAGCTAAATTTAAAACCTTACTTGGAAATCCTATTTATGGAAATGATGCTCGTTATTATTATGGATATGTTGCTTACAAACAAGAAAATTTTGGAGAAGCAGAAGACAATTTAAGTCAACTTGCAGATGATGCCACTTATAAAGCAAAAGCCAACTACTATATTCTAGACATTAGTTTTAAAGCAGGTAGATTTGACAAATCTGTTCAAATTGGTGAAAAACTATTAGAAACGACTAAAGACAAAAAACAGATTTCTCAAATTTCAAAAATTATTGGAGAGAGTTATTTTAACTTAAAACAATACGAAAAAGCTATTCCTTATTTAAAAGCTTATAAAGGAAAAAGAGGGAAATGGACCAATACTGATTATTATTATTTAGGATACGCTTATTACAAGCAAAAAGACTTCGAAACAGCCATTAGCACCTTTAATAAAATTATTGGAGGAACTAATAAAGTGGCTCAAAATGCATATTACCATTTAGGAGAATGCTACATGGAACTTGATAAAAAAGTAGAGGCTTTGAATGCATTTAAGAACGCAAGTGAGATGGATTTTGATCCTCAAATTAATGAAAGTGCTTTTTTAAATTATGCTAAATTAAGTTACGAGCAAGGAAATCCTTATGAAAGTGTGCCAGATGTTTTAAAAAATTATTTAGCAAAATATCCTACATCAGTAAATACAAAAGAAATAAGAGAATTACTTATTACCTCATATTTACATCAGCAAGATTATACAGGTGCTTTATCATATTTAAATGAAAACAAATCACCAGAAAATGATGAATTGATAAGTGAAGTTTCTTTGTATCGAGGTATTCAACTCTTCAATAATCAAAAATTAAAAGAAGCTAAACCGTACTTTGAAACTGCTACTAAATCTGCATCAAGTATTGTAAACAATAAAGCAAGATATTGGTTAGCTGAAACGAACTACTTACAGGGAGATTACGAAGAAGCTTTACAAGAGTATTTATTGTTTACAAATAACGAAATTGAAGAGAGAAAAATGTTAGACTATAATATTGCTTACACCTATTTTAAATTAAAGAAATATGAAGAAGCAGCGAAACATTTTCAACAATTCTTAGATGCAAAAATTGAAAACAACGATTTAAATGATGATGCGGGTAATAGACTTGGAGATTCTTTTTATGCGACCAAAAATTATTCAAAAGCAATTACCTCTTATGACAACATTATTCAACAAGGAGGAGTGGGCTCTGATTATGCACAATATCAAATTGCTATGAGTAATGGTTTTATGGGAGATAGCGATTTAAAAGTTAAAAATTTAAATACGTTAATTAACGATTATACAGAATCTCAATTACAAGACGATGCTTTGTTTCAACTTGCTGCAACATACACCAGCAGTAATGATCAATTAAAAGCACAAAACACATATGAAAAATTACTAGCCAAACATCCACGAAGTAACTATGTTCCTTCTGTTCTATTGCGTCAAGGGTTATTATACTACAACAACAATAGTAATAGCAAAGCACTTTCTAAGTTCAAAGAAATTGTTGCAAAACACCCTAACTCAAATGAAGCAAGACAAGCTGTTACCAATGTTAAAAATGTATACATTGATATAGGTAAGGTAGATGAATATGCTGATTGGGTTAAAAACGTAAAATTCATCAATGTATCAGATGCTGAATTAGACAATGCAAGTTATCAATCTGCTGAAAACAAATTCTTAGAAAATAATAACACTAGGGCTATCGAAGGATTTAATAAATACCTACAAAGTTTTCCTAATGGTATTCATGCTTTGAAAGCTAATTTCTACTTAGCACAAGCGTATAGTAACACCAATCAATCTGAAAATGCAATTCCTCATTACACCTATGTAATGAATCAAGAAAAAAGTGAGTTTACTGAAGAGTCTTTAACAAAACTTGCCAATATTTATCTTAAAAAAGAAGATTGGGATAATGGTATGAAAGTACTTTCTAAGTTAGAAAGTGAAGCAAACTACCCGCAAAACATCATTTTTGCACAGAGTAACCTTATGAAGGGTCACTACAACAAGAAGGATTATGACAACGCTATTGCTTATGCAGAAAAAGTGTTAAGTAATGGGAAAATTGACATAAAAATAATAGAGGATGCTAAAATCATTATTGCTCGTGCTGCCTTTGAAACAAATGACTATGAAACAGCAAGAGATTTTTTCCATGAAGTAAATAAAAAAGCCACTGGAGCTTTAAAAGCCGAAACTTTATACTACAATGCTTTCTTTTTAAATGATGAAAAAGAGTATGAACTATCCAATAAAGCCATACAAGATTTAATTGCAAATTATTCTTCTTATAAATATTGGGGAGTAAAAAGTTACATTATCATGGCTAAAAACTATTATGCCTTAAAAGATGCATATCAGGCTACTTATATTTTAGAAAACATTATCAAAAACTTTACGCAATATAAAGACTTGGTAGAGGAAGCTAAAAATGAGCTAAGCACCATAAAAAATAAGGAAGCGAAAACAAACGAATCTGTAACTACCCAAAACTAA